Genomic segment of Methanolobus mangrovi:
TGACAATGAGCTTGACGGACTGATAGGTTCTATGAACAATCCCGCTATACTTGACACCATAACACGCTATGGGGACATGGACCATCCATCAATACTCATAAAGAAAATGTTGCACCCTTCAAGATCGGTGCATATGTTAAAGGTCTTTGGCGCATTTGCAAAAGCTGTTCTTTGAATGAGTGAGTTCACCCTAGTAGATACTTACGCCTTTTACGGAATCCAGTTTGAGCAGTTCTTCCACAATGCTGCCCGGAACCTTGGTATCTGTAATTATGGTTAGTTTTGCCTCAGTGACAAAGAAAGGATCATCAGATACTGCCTGTCGGATACTGATATTGTGCTGCGCTATAACCGTGGAGACCTCAGAGATTATTCCTTTGTGGGAAGCATCATCTGGTGTGATAATCACAACACCCTGTCCCATCAGAGGCGCAACATCACGAAGGAAAGGTATTGATCTCACATTCTGGAAGACCTTTCTCAGCAGTTCATCGGAAAGTATTACTTCGGTAGTGGAATCCACAACACGCCTGTCAACACCTGCTTCCCTTGCAAGTTGTGTGTGTGCTATCTCTATGGCACCTGAGGTAACCTTGCCCTCATCATTGACCTGAAAACCACGTTCAAAAATAAGCTTTAAGACCTTTTGCTGGGCAGGGTATTTTTCAAACTTGCTGAGTAATGTGCTCCACATATTCATCATGTAATCCTTTAAATTATAAAGATTTAAGGTTAATTAAATATGATACGGACTAATAGAATATAGATAACTTGACAAAGAAAAGACATTTTAAGTATGAGGTCGTGTATAACATTCTGTAATTCATCTTTCAATAAAGATAATCATCCGGATTATAATCGTTTTCTGATGTGATATTAGAATATTGACATTAACTCATTTCTACAATTGATCATAAATTCCGGGATCTTCACGATTTACACCAAAGGAGGTATTGAATGAAAATATACAAAGATTATGAAGACCTTCCAAAAATAAAATTGCCACTTGGGCAGGAAGTATCTATTAGCGACAGCACGATCAGGGACGGAGCACAGATGCCCGGTATTGTGATGAAAAGCCAGCAGAAGTTCCAGATATACAATTACCTGCACAAGATAGGGATAGAAAAACTTGAGACTTTTGTCTATAACGACAGAGATAGAAAAGCTATCAAACTCATGATGGATCAAGGATATGAATTCCCCGAGATCACCGGATGGGCACGTGCAAACCCTGCTGATATCGATATGGTCCTCAACATTGACGGCATAGAAGAAACCGGCATTCTGATGTCAGTCTCTGACCCACACATCTTTGATAAGATGGGACTGCCTACACGTGAGGCAGCCGAAGAAAAATACCTCACTGCACTTCAGTATGCAGTAGACCATGGTCTGCGCACCAGAGCACATATCGAAGATATGACCCGTGCTGACAATTATGATTTCACATACCCACTTGTTAAGAAGATAATGGACATCGACCCTGATTGTACCATTCGTATATGTGACACTATCGGATTCGGAATACCATTTGTTGGCGTTGATGAGCCATTCGGCATGCCTTCAATTGTACAATACCTGAAGGATGAGCTCAATGTGAAGAACATCGAGACCCACTGTCACGATGACTTTGGTCTTGCTGTTGCCAACTCCATTGCAGGATACTGGCACGGTGCAAACTGGTCAAACGTGACCTTCCTGGGAATAGGAGAAAGGGCAGGTAATGCAGAGATGGAGAAACTCCTGCTATTCCTTGCAAGACGCATAGAAGGATTTGACAAGTATAACCTTGAATGTCTTGTAGAATTTGCAAAGTTCATGGAAAGAGAGATTGGTATTCGTGTACCAAGGAACAAGTCAGTTGTGGGCAACAATGTATTCGCCCATGAATCAGGCATCCACTCTGCAGGCGTCATCAAGAACCCATTCACATACGAACCATATCCACCTGAGATCGTCGGTGGAAAAAGGATATTCCTCATAGGTGACTCCTCTGGTATAGAAGTACTGAGGTATAAGGTACAGGAAACACTGAATGAACTGATGGATGTAGAGATAGAGATAGGAAAGGACGACAAGCGTCTGCGAGCTATCCAGGCTGAGATCCAGAAGCTCTACAATGATGAGAAAAGGGTTTCCTGCATATCCGATGAAGAGGTCATGGCGTACGTGAAGAAGTACTTCATGTTCAACCCCATGGTCAGCAAGGACATGCACCGCAAGGAAGATGAAGAGAACGGTGACGAAGATTCAGATTCAAACGACACTTTAGGAAACACTAAAGCCCGTATGCATGATCTTGTAGACTGAACTTAAAAAAAATGACTGCTTTCATTAATGACAGCAAATAATTATTTTTGGTGGAAATATCCACCAAGACTCTTTTTTAATTAGTAAATTAATTTAAAAAAGTATAGGAGATGAAATTACTTCATCTCAGCTTCGACGTACTTTGCAATAGCTTCGGTCATTTCGCTCATCTTTGCATTGCCGCAGGCGCTGGATATTAGATACTAAAAAGCCCCTGCCGAAACCGGGGCTTTCCTTTTGTTCCCACAATAAAATTAAATGGAATCGATAATCCCATTCAAAATCGCACTAGGTCTCATGGCCCGGGATTTCAACTCCTCATCCGGAGCGTAGTATCCTTTGATATCCATAGCTTTGCCCTGAGCTTCTAACAACTCAGTGGCAATCTTCTCTTCATTTTCCATCAGAGCTTTAGCTACAGGTTCAAAAATCGCTTTTAATTCGCTATCTTTCTCCTGATCAGCCAGAGCCTGGGCCCAATACAGTGCCAGATAAAAATGAGATCCTCTGGTATCGATCTCATTCACTTTTCGGGAAGGTGATCTTCCGTTTTCCAGAACCAGCTCTGTCGCTTTATCCAATGTTTCTGCTAAAACCAGAGCTTTAGGATTATCAAAAGTGTTATCCAGATGCTCCAGAGAAGCAGCTAAGGCCAGGAATTCTCCCAGGGAGTCCCAACGCAAGTGACCTTCCGATTCAAATTGTTGTGCATGTTTGGGTGCCGAACCGCCGGCACCTGTCTCGAAAAGTCCACCGCCATTCATTAGGGGAACGATCGATAGCATTTTCGCACTGGTTCCCAATTCCAAAATAGGGAAGAGGTCTGTCAGATAATCCCTCAAAACATTTCCAGTCACAGAGATCGTATCTTTGCCCTCTTTAATTCTCTCCAATGAAAACCTAGTGGCTTCAACGGGAGATTTGATCAATAGTTCCAGACCATCAGTATCATGATCTTCCAAATATTTGTTCACTTTTTTAATGAGCTGTAAGTCGTGAGCTCTGTTCTCATCGAGCCAGAAGACTGCAGGAGTGCCTGTCGCTTTGGCTCGCTTGACGGCCAGCTTGACCCAGTCCTGGACGGGTGCGTCTTTCACCTGACACATGCGGAAGATATCTCCTTCCTCTACCGGCTGTTCAATGAGTACATTATTGTTGTCATCGATAACTTGAACTTTTCCTGTACCAGTCATCTCAAAGGTCTTGTCATGTGAGCCATATTCTTCAGCTTTTTGTGCCATAAGCCCCACATTGGAAACGCTTCCCATTTTTGATGGATCAAAGGCACCGTGTTTTTGACAGAACTCAATAGTTTCCTGATAAACTCCCGAATAAGAGCGGTCTGGAATTATGGCTTTCATATCTTTCAGTTTCCCGTCTGGTCCCCACATACCGCCTGATGAGCGGATTGCTGCAGGCATGGAAGCATCGACGATAACATCGCTGGGAACATGGAGATTGGTAATTCCCTTATCGGAGTTAACCATAGCCAATGCCGGTCTCTTTGCATACACAGCTTCTATATCTGCTTTGATCTCAGCCTGTTTGTCTTCAGGCAGATTCTGGATCTTTGTATAGAGATCACCCAGTCCGTTGTTGGGATCTACACCCAATTCTGAAAGCAGATCACCATATTTATCAAATATCTCTTTAAAGAAGACCTTAACCACATGACCGAAGATAATAGGGTCAGAAACTTTCATCATTGTCGCTTTCAAATGAACGGAGAATAAGACATCGTTAGCTTTGGCATCTTCTATCTGTTCAGCCAGAAATGCCTGAAGCGCTTTTTTGTTCATAACAGCTGCATCAATTATCTCTCCGGCCTGAAGAGGGGCTTTGTCTTTTAATAGTGTTTTATTATCAGCGTCATCTGTAAAGAAAATTCTGTAATTGGTAGCTTCTTCAATTTCAACAGATTTC
This window contains:
- a CDS encoding NADP-dependent isocitrate dehydrogenase — protein: MAQKSTIIYTKTDEAPALATSSLLPILQAYVKNAGITMETRDISLAGRIIAQFPERLTEDQKISDALSELGEMVLTPEANIIKLPNISASVPQIKATVAELQAKGYDLPDYPENPSNDEEKAIKAKFDIVKGSAVNPVLREGNSDRRAPKAVKNYAKKHPHSMGEWKFDSKSHVASMTGGDFYGSEKSVEIEEATNYRIFFTDDADNKTLLKDKAPLQAGEIIDAAVMNKKALQAFLAEQIEDAKANDVLFSVHLKATMMKVSDPIIFGHVVKVFFKEIFDKYGDLLSELGVDPNNGLGDLYTKIQNLPEDKQAEIKADIEAVYAKRPALAMVNSDKGITNLHVPSDVIVDASMPAAIRSSGGMWGPDGKLKDMKAIIPDRSYSGVYQETIEFCQKHGAFDPSKMGSVSNVGLMAQKAEEYGSHDKTFEMTGTGKVQVIDDNNNVLIEQPVEEGDIFRMCQVKDAPVQDWVKLAVKRAKATGTPAVFWLDENRAHDLQLIKKVNKYLEDHDTDGLELLIKSPVEATRFSLERIKEGKDTISVTGNVLRDYLTDLFPILELGTSAKMLSIVPLMNGGGLFETGAGGSAPKHAQQFESEGHLRWDSLGEFLALAASLEHLDNTFDNPKALVLAETLDKATELVLENGRSPSRKVNEIDTRGSHFYLALYWAQALADQEKDSELKAIFEPVAKALMENEEKIATELLEAQGKAMDIKGYYAPDEELKSRAMRPSAILNGIIDSI
- a CDS encoding ACT domain-containing protein — translated: MWSTLLSKFEKYPAQQKVLKLIFERGFQVNDEGKVTSGAIEIAHTQLAREAGVDRRVVDSTTEVILSDELLRKVFQNVRSIPFLRDVAPLMGQGVVIITPDDASHKGIISEVSTVIAQHNISIRQAVSDDPFFVTEAKLTIITDTKVPGSIVEELLKLDSVKGVSIY
- a CDS encoding homocitrate synthase/isopropylmalate synthase family protein — translated: MKIYKDYEDLPKIKLPLGQEVSISDSTIRDGAQMPGIVMKSQQKFQIYNYLHKIGIEKLETFVYNDRDRKAIKLMMDQGYEFPEITGWARANPADIDMVLNIDGIEETGILMSVSDPHIFDKMGLPTREAAEEKYLTALQYAVDHGLRTRAHIEDMTRADNYDFTYPLVKKIMDIDPDCTIRICDTIGFGIPFVGVDEPFGMPSIVQYLKDELNVKNIETHCHDDFGLAVANSIAGYWHGANWSNVTFLGIGERAGNAEMEKLLLFLARRIEGFDKYNLECLVEFAKFMEREIGIRVPRNKSVVGNNVFAHESGIHSAGVIKNPFTYEPYPPEIVGGKRIFLIGDSSGIEVLRYKVQETLNELMDVEIEIGKDDKRLRAIQAEIQKLYNDEKRVSCISDEEVMAYVKKYFMFNPMVSKDMHRKEDEENGDEDSDSNDTLGNTKARMHDLVD